A DNA window from Gillisia sp. Hel1_33_143 contains the following coding sequences:
- a CDS encoding P-II family nitrogen regulator, whose translation MKKIEAIIRKSRFSAVKKALHQKGINFFSYWDVTGVGNEKIGSVYRGVSYSTSDIQRRYLSIVVEDKFEDDTINAIISAGKTGEVGDGKIFVSQIMEAYRIRTGEKGTDTLY comes from the coding sequence ATGAAAAAAATAGAAGCAATCATTAGAAAGTCAAGATTTTCTGCTGTTAAAAAAGCCTTGCATCAAAAAGGAATTAACTTTTTCTCTTACTGGGATGTTACCGGTGTTGGAAATGAGAAAATAGGGAGTGTTTATCGCGGGGTATCTTATAGCACAAGTGACATTCAGAGAAGATATCTATCCATAGTGGTTGAAGATAAATTTGAAGATGATACTATTAATGCAATTATTTCTGCAGGCAAAACTGGTGAAGTTGGAGATGGAAAAATTTTTGTATCCCAGATCATGGAAGCTTATAGAATAAGAACCGGCGAGAAAGGCACGGATACTCTTTATTAA